From Peptostreptococcaceae bacterium:
GCTTACAAGGGTATCGGCACCATTGTTTGTCACGCAAAAGAGCGGACTAAACGACAACCTCAACGGAATCGAAAGGCCTGTAGCCTTTGACATGGTAGATGTTTCGGGCGAAACGGCGGAAATAGTGCAATCCCTTGCCAAATGGAAGCGTTGGGCACTAGGCAAATATGGATTCGAGTCGGGCAAAGGCCTTTACACAGACATGAATGCCATAAGGCGTGACGAGGTTTTAGACAACCTTCATTCAATATATGTGGACCAATGGGACTGGGAAAAAGTAATTTCCAAGGAGCAAAGAAAATTCGAAACACTCAAAGCAATCGTAGAAGACATATATATGGTATTCAAGAAGACCGAAGAATACATGTATTCCCTTTATCCTTCTCTTGGGGAGACTTTGCCGGAAGAAATATTCTTCATAACAAGCCAGGAGCTTGAAGACCGCTATCCCGGCCTTACTGCCAAGGGCAGGGAGGATGCGATTACCAAGGAGAAAAAAGCGGTATTCGTTAGCGAGATAGGGCATAAACTCAAATCCGGAACAAGGCATGACGGAAGAGCCCCGGACTATGACGACTGGAGACTAAACGGCGATATCTTATTCTGGAACCCAATGCTTGAAAAGGCATACGAGGTTTCATCCATGGGCATAAGGGTTGACGAGGAAGCCCTTGAAGAGCAGCTTATGATAGCAGAAGCAGAAGATAGAAAGAACCTTCCGTTTCACAAGGATCTTCTTGAAGGCAAGCTTCCATACACAGTCGGAGGCGGCATAGGACAATCGAGGATTTGCATGTTCTTCCTAAAGAAAGCCCACATAGGCGAAGTGCAGGCTTCCATATGGCCGGAAGCAATGCTCGAAAAATGCGAAGAAGCGGGAATAAAGATTTTGTAGGAAGGAAAAGAAGCGGGCAGCATGCAGCTTGCAGAAAAAGCGTAAAAGCAAAATATATCAAGCATCCCCATCTCTTTATTATAAGAAATGGGGATGCTTTTAATTTTAGATAGACATTGATTT
This genomic window contains:
- a CDS encoding aspartate--ammonia ligase — protein: MKDLKYGLFVPEGYKTELGLIETEVAIKKIKDLFQMGLAEALELTRVSAPLFVTQKSGLNDNLNGIERPVAFDMVDVSGETAEIVQSLAKWKRWALGKYGFESGKGLYTDMNAIRRDEVLDNLHSIYVDQWDWEKVISKEQRKFETLKAIVEDIYMVFKKTEEYMYSLYPSLGETLPEEIFFITSQELEDRYPGLTAKGREDAITKEKKAVFVSEIGHKLKSGTRHDGRAPDYDDWRLNGDILFWNPMLEKAYEVSSMGIRVDEEALEEQLMIAEAEDRKNLPFHKDLLEGKLPYTVGGGIGQSRICMFFLKKAHIGEVQASIWPEAMLEKCEEAGIKIL